The following proteins come from a genomic window of Ignavibacteria bacterium:
- a CDS encoding response regulator, producing the protein MDKIKAAIADDSELIRHRLAQKLKRIPEIELAWQTGDGRAAVEWFMRKRPDIMILDVQMPSMTGLEILQNLKPGKSGETVFIVLTNYPVEVVKRKCLEAGADYFFDKTTEFEKIFEVIRSVSQNRAAEK; encoded by the coding sequence ATGGATAAAATTAAGGCCGCTATTGCAGACGATTCAGAACTGATAAGACATCGCCTGGCGCAGAAACTGAAAAGAATTCCTGAAATTGAACTTGCCTGGCAGACAGGCGACGGCAGAGCGGCAGTCGAATGGTTTATGAGGAAAAGACCCGATATAATGATACTTGACGTGCAAATGCCTTCAATGACCGGGCTTGAGATTCTGCAGAATCTCAAGCCCGGCAAATCGGGTGAAACCGTTTTTATTGTACTTACAAATTACCCTGTTGAAGTGGTTAAAAGGAAGTGCCTTGAGGCTGGTGCAGATTACTTTTTCGATAAAACTACTGAATTTGAAAAGATCTTTGAAGTTATCAGATCGGTAAGCCAAAACAGGGCTGCTGAAAAATAA
- a CDS encoding ester cyclase, producing MTAQENKEMISGIFDKINRQDFEGTMKFFDKDAQTTIVPRENIFKGPEGFRQFLQFRMSISSDVKYDITKIVSCEDTVAVEYALKGKNDGKYPFPEFGEFPASGKNINLKCCDLITIQDGKIISWKSYTDLTTIMRQMGILHELVHH from the coding sequence ATGACGGCCCAGGAAAACAAGGAAATGATCAGCGGTATTTTCGACAAGATTAACCGCCAGGATTTCGAAGGCACCATGAAGTTCTTTGACAAGGACGCCCAAACCACTATTGTCCCGAGAGAAAATATCTTCAAGGGCCCGGAAGGATTCAGACAGTTTCTGCAGTTCCGAATGAGCATTTCTTCCGATGTAAAATATGACATTACTAAAATTGTAAGCTGCGAGGATACAGTAGCGGTTGAATATGCATTAAAGGGAAAAAATGACGGGAAATATCCTTTCCCCGAGTTTGGAGAATTTCCTGCCAGCGGAAAGAATATTAATCTCAAATGCTGTGACTTAATTACCATTCAGGATGGGAAGATAATAAGCTGGAAGTCGTATACCGATCTTACCACAATTATGCGCCAGATGGGAATTCTGCACGAGCTGGTGCACCATTAA
- a CDS encoding DUF116 domain-containing protein, whose product MKAITYSLRNGEENSDKYYSDIERFTDSILLEAERQFLPVVKSYMKYLENSRMEKLRSVNEYMYEFLSLGVYWRTYGSGAQKLNPFVGHLLVGLFNLRRKYRRAKKYIDSLRGVLFTLFLVPEESSLPQIDLSKLEKLLLWLEATGEFKEEVKRFKMWKEYFDSSEEETINYMKENAAFADWFELKSEIMLGCYTGNVKSFQQNQLEGHKWTEDYIFCRRKKVEYHLGMFGAEIMNRAFLTCFRKTSGKSVLLPACMRLHNDEKCRAKKKSLDLICTACSKDCRINQYSRLGKKYGFEVHIIPHSSDFTSWLKTWGMNKNTGVVGVACILNLITGGLEMKGLDIAAQCVLLDYCGCRNHWHKEGIETDINADELLRVLEIEKEELALAV is encoded by the coding sequence ATGAAGGCTATAACATATTCATTAAGAAACGGTGAGGAAAACTCTGATAAATATTATTCAGATATTGAACGTTTTACCGACAGCATTCTTCTGGAAGCCGAAAGGCAGTTTTTGCCCGTTGTAAAATCATATATGAAGTACCTCGAGAATAGCCGCATGGAAAAGCTCCGCTCAGTAAACGAGTATATGTATGAATTTCTTTCTCTCGGAGTATACTGGAGAACTTATGGCAGCGGGGCACAAAAGTTAAATCCTTTTGTGGGGCATTTGCTTGTTGGACTCTTTAACCTGCGCAGAAAATACAGGAGAGCCAAAAAATATATAGATTCTCTAAGAGGCGTCTTATTCACATTATTCCTCGTTCCGGAAGAAAGTTCTTTACCGCAGATTGACCTTTCAAAGCTGGAGAAACTACTGCTCTGGCTGGAGGCTACCGGGGAATTTAAAGAGGAAGTAAAGCGTTTCAAAATGTGGAAGGAGTATTTTGATTCCTCTGAAGAAGAAACAATAAATTATATGAAAGAAAATGCTGCCTTTGCAGATTGGTTTGAACTTAAAAGCGAAATAATGCTGGGATGCTACACTGGCAATGTTAAAAGTTTCCAGCAGAATCAGCTGGAAGGCCACAAATGGACTGAAGATTACATTTTCTGCCGCAGAAAAAAAGTTGAATATCACCTTGGAATGTTCGGCGCAGAGATCATGAACAGGGCCTTTCTAACCTGTTTCAGGAAGACGTCCGGTAAATCCGTCCTTCTGCCTGCCTGCATGAGGCTGCATAACGATGAAAAATGCAGGGCAAAGAAAAAATCGCTGGACCTTATCTGCACCGCCTGCAGTAAGGATTGCAGAATTAACCAGTATTCCAGACTGGGGAAAAAGTACGGCTTTGAAGTCCATATTATACCTCATTCATCAGACTTCACTTCATGGCTTAAAACGTGGGGCATGAATAAAAATACCGGTGTTGTTGGGGTAGCCTGCATATTGAACTTAATTACCGGCGGGCTTGAAATGAAGGGCCTTGATATTGCAGCTCAATGCGTGCTATTGGACTATTGCGGATGCAGGAACCACTGGCATAAAGAAGGGATAGAAACGGATATAAACGCCGACGAGCTTTTAAGAGTGCTTGAAATAGAAAAAGAAGAGCTTGCCCTCGCTGTCTGA
- a CDS encoding response regulator transcription factor — translation MIKLLIADDHPVVREGLKQIVSQSKDINVAGEALDGNEVLEKVSAEDWDVVMLDFEMPGRDGFDVLREIQRIKPGLPVLMLSVHPEDQLAVRALKMGAAGYMNKVAAPKELVNAVKKIYEGGKYVSAALAEKLVRDLSSKSDDEPHNLLSDREFQTLRLIVSGKDVEEIADEMFISVKTVRTYRDRILEKLKLKNNVELTHYALKHKLLD, via the coding sequence ATGATAAAACTTTTAATTGCCGATGACCATCCTGTAGTAAGAGAGGGATTAAAACAGATCGTCTCCCAGTCTAAGGATATTAACGTTGCCGGCGAGGCCCTGGACGGCAACGAGGTCCTTGAAAAGGTATCAGCCGAGGACTGGGACGTTGTAATGCTCGACTTTGAAATGCCCGGCCGAGACGGTTTCGATGTACTCAGGGAAATTCAGAGGATCAAGCCGGGGCTCCCGGTCCTCATGCTGAGCGTTCATCCCGAGGATCAGCTTGCCGTAAGGGCCCTTAAAATGGGAGCTGCGGGCTATATGAATAAGGTTGCGGCTCCAAAAGAACTGGTAAATGCCGTAAAAAAGATTTATGAAGGTGGCAAATACGTAAGCGCGGCACTTGCTGAAAAACTTGTGCGCGACCTGTCATCAAAATCTGATGATGAACCGCATAACCTGCTTTCCGACAGGGAATTCCAGACACTGCGTTTAATTGTATCAGGTAAGGATGTAGAGGAAATTGCAGATGAAATGTTTATCAGCGTAAAAACTGTCCGCACGTACCGCGACAGGATACTAGAAAAACTAAAACTTAAAAATAACGTGGAACTTACACATTACGCCTTAAAACATAAATTGCTGGATTAA